A single window of Microbispora hainanensis DNA harbors:
- the asnB gene encoding asparagine synthase (glutamine-hydrolyzing), which translates to MCGISGWVDFGRDLRRERETVQAMTDTMACRGPDAEGMWLAPHAAFGHRRLAIIDIEGGRQPMIADAGGEVVAALTYSGEAYNFRELRAELIQRGHRFRTQSDTEVVLEAYLEWGEDFASRLNGMYAFAIWDVRSEELLLVRDRMGIKPLYYYPTPHGVLFGSEPKAILANPLAERVVDADGLREILSFVKTPECAVFRGMYEVRPGQVVKVRREGLSKRRYWRLEGREHTDDLQTTIRTVRELLEDIIERQLISDVPLCTLLSGGLDSSAVTALAARALAGKGAVRSFSVDFAGYSENFQADDMRDTPDTPYVHDVVRHVGSDHTDIVLDSADLMDPAVRAAVLRARDLPLGIGDMDTSLYLLFKAIRKHSTVALSGESADEVFGGYRWFHDPEAVDSGTFPWLAMQGPTGLATLGEFLNEDLLGKLDLPAYRADSYQRALAEVPRVPGETGLQKRMREVSYLHLTRFVQILLDRKDRMSMAVGLEVRVPFCDHRLVEYVFNAPWSMKTFDGHEKSLLRAATADLLPRSVVERRKVPYPSTQDPAYERALRAEVARVLDGDPPIKGLVDAAKVRRILDQPVGAVSLQGARTSLEGILQINAWLEAYNVRLMI; encoded by the coding sequence ATGTGTGGAATCAGCGGCTGGGTGGACTTCGGACGCGACCTTCGTCGCGAGCGGGAGACCGTGCAGGCCATGACGGACACGATGGCGTGCCGGGGGCCCGACGCCGAAGGGATGTGGCTCGCTCCGCATGCCGCGTTCGGCCACCGGCGGCTGGCCATCATCGACATCGAGGGCGGGCGCCAGCCCATGATCGCCGACGCCGGCGGCGAGGTCGTGGCCGCGCTCACCTACAGCGGCGAGGCCTACAACTTCAGGGAGCTGCGGGCCGAGCTCATCCAGCGTGGGCACCGCTTCCGCACCCAGAGCGACACCGAGGTTGTCCTGGAGGCGTACCTCGAATGGGGCGAGGACTTCGCCTCCCGGCTCAACGGCATGTACGCCTTCGCCATCTGGGACGTCCGCAGCGAGGAACTGCTGCTCGTGCGCGACCGCATGGGGATCAAGCCCCTGTACTACTACCCGACGCCTCACGGGGTGCTGTTCGGCTCCGAGCCCAAGGCCATCCTGGCCAACCCGCTCGCCGAACGAGTGGTCGACGCCGACGGCCTGCGCGAGATCCTGTCCTTCGTCAAGACGCCCGAGTGCGCCGTCTTCCGGGGGATGTACGAGGTGCGGCCCGGCCAGGTGGTGAAGGTGCGCCGCGAGGGCCTGAGCAAGCGCCGCTACTGGCGGCTGGAGGGGCGTGAGCACACCGACGACCTGCAGACGACCATCAGGACCGTGCGGGAGCTGCTCGAAGACATCATCGAGCGGCAGCTCATCTCCGACGTGCCGCTGTGCACGCTGCTGTCCGGCGGGCTCGACTCGAGCGCGGTCACCGCGCTCGCGGCCCGCGCGCTGGCCGGGAAGGGCGCGGTGCGGTCGTTCTCCGTCGACTTCGCCGGCTACAGCGAGAACTTCCAGGCCGACGACATGCGCGACACCCCGGACACTCCGTACGTCCACGACGTCGTGCGGCACGTCGGCTCCGATCACACCGACATCGTGCTCGACTCGGCCGACCTCATGGACCCCGCCGTACGCGCGGCCGTCCTGCGGGCACGGGACCTCCCGCTGGGCATCGGCGACATGGACACCTCGCTCTACCTGCTCTTCAAGGCGATCAGGAAGCACTCGACGGTGGCGCTGTCGGGGGAGTCCGCCGACGAGGTGTTCGGCGGCTACCGGTGGTTCCACGATCCCGAGGCGGTCGACTCCGGCACCTTCCCGTGGCTCGCCATGCAGGGCCCGACGGGGCTGGCCACCCTGGGCGAGTTCCTGAACGAGGACCTGCTCGGCAAGCTCGACCTCCCGGCCTACCGCGCCGACAGCTACCAGCGGGCGCTGGCCGAGGTGCCCCGGGTGCCGGGGGAGACCGGGCTGCAGAAGCGGATGCGCGAGGTCAGCTATCTGCACCTGACCCGGTTCGTGCAGATCCTGCTCGACCGCAAGGACCGCATGAGCATGGCCGTCGGCCTGGAGGTCCGGGTGCCGTTCTGCGACCACCGCCTGGTCGAGTACGTCTTCAACGCCCCCTGGTCCATGAAGACCTTCGACGGGCATGAGAAGAGCCTCCTGCGCGCCGCGACGGCCGACCTGCTGCCCCGCTCGGTGGTCGAGCGCCGCAAGGTGCCCTACCCTTCCACGCAGGACCCGGCGTACGAGCGCGCGCTGCGTGCCGAGGTGGCCCGCGTGCTCGACGGCGACCCGCCGATCAAGGGCCTGGTGGACGCGGCGAAGGTGCGCAGGATCCTCGACCAGCCCGTGGGCGCGGTCAGCCTGCAGGGCGCCCGGACCTCGCTGGAGGGCATCCTGCAGATCAACGCCTGGCTCGAGGCATACAACGTGCGTCTCATGA
- a CDS encoding exodeoxyribonuclease VII small subunit, with product MAEDKQTPPDKRTASGKATASDNATPSYEQAREELTEVVRRLETGGLTLEQSIELWERGERLAAICEEWLQGARAKLAAAMAQRQEPQPNGPEEAPF from the coding sequence GTGGCTGAGGACAAGCAGACCCCGCCGGACAAGCGGACCGCGTCGGGCAAGGCGACCGCGTCTGACAATGCGACCCCGTCGTACGAGCAGGCCCGCGAGGAGCTGACCGAGGTGGTGCGCCGCCTGGAGACCGGGGGGCTCACGCTGGAGCAGTCGATCGAGCTGTGGGAGCGGGGAGAGCGGCTGGCGGCGATCTGCGAGGAGTGGCTGCAGGGCGCCCGCGCCAAACTGGCCGCCGCGATGGCCCAGCGCCAGGAGCCCCAGCCGAACGGCCCCGAGGAGGCCCCCTTCTGA
- a CDS encoding DUF4245 domain-containing protein, with translation MGRFTQGIYGYAFALLVCLAAVGAFLLVTPQSRTEHIPRVDFSIDRVNAARAASYEVVAPSQVLPDWVPNSTSLTEKNGVVTWRLGFATAKRQHAMLAQSDERPSADFVNRMANTDKSGGSRQIDGATWEERFRQDKNQRSLVRVFPDHAVVVTGTADWDELTALARTLAPQPKPSPVPSSG, from the coding sequence GTGGGACGATTCACCCAGGGCATCTACGGCTACGCGTTCGCGCTCCTCGTCTGCCTCGCCGCGGTCGGAGCGTTCCTGCTCGTCACGCCGCAGAGCCGCACCGAGCACATCCCCCGGGTGGACTTCTCGATCGACCGGGTCAACGCGGCGCGCGCGGCGTCGTACGAGGTCGTCGCCCCGAGCCAGGTGCTGCCCGACTGGGTGCCCAACAGCACGTCGCTGACCGAGAAGAACGGCGTCGTGACGTGGCGGCTGGGGTTCGCGACCGCCAAGCGGCAGCACGCCATGCTCGCCCAGAGCGACGAGAGGCCGTCCGCGGACTTCGTGAACCGCATGGCCAACACCGACAAGTCCGGCGGGAGCCGGCAGATCGACGGCGCGACCTGGGAGGAGCGGTTCCGCCAGGACAAGAACCAGCGGTCGCTGGTGCGGGTCTTCCCCGATCACGCCGTGGTCGTCACCGGGACGGCCGATTGGGACGAGCTGACCGCCCTCGCCCGGACCCTCGCCCCGCAGCCCAAGCCCTCTCCCGTGCCGTCGTCGGGCTGA
- a CDS encoding TetR/AcrR family transcriptional regulator, with protein sequence MSGDTERPVTMRTSERGAATRVALLDAAKETFITSGFAEAGVTDVVARAGASVGSLYHHFSGKADLYLTLFEEFQKRQTQRTRQAVQEARAAGETDPMPQFLAAARAYLEGCLEERDLAALFLRGDAPPGFEVIMRDRLRQWARRTAALFEHEDALVVVVTGALAAVVQEVTLSEDPQHARRIAEDALRIIGEIRHP encoded by the coding sequence ATGAGCGGCGACACCGAACGACCAGTGACGATGCGCACGTCGGAGCGCGGCGCGGCGACCCGGGTAGCTCTCCTGGACGCCGCGAAGGAGACGTTCATCACGAGCGGCTTCGCCGAGGCGGGCGTCACCGACGTCGTGGCCAGGGCAGGCGCCAGCGTCGGCAGCCTCTATCACCACTTCTCCGGCAAGGCCGACCTCTACCTGACGCTGTTCGAGGAGTTCCAGAAGCGGCAGACCCAGCGCACCCGGCAGGCCGTGCAGGAGGCGCGGGCGGCCGGGGAGACCGACCCCATGCCCCAGTTCCTCGCCGCCGCCCGGGCCTACCTGGAGGGCTGCCTCGAAGAGCGCGATCTCGCCGCGCTCTTCCTCCGCGGCGACGCCCCGCCCGGGTTCGAGGTGATCATGCGCGACCGCCTCCGGCAGTGGGCCAGGCGCACCGCCGCGCTGTTCGAGCACGAGGACGCCCTGGTCGTCGTCGTCACCGGCGCCCTGGCGGCCGTCGTGCAGGAGGTCACCCTGTCCGAAGACCCGCAACACGCCCGGAGGATCGCCGAGGACGCTCTTCGCATCATCGGCGAAATTCGGCACCCCTGA
- the glpX gene encoding class II fructose-bisphosphatase, with translation MADHVPAALATGERAPDRNLALELVRVTEAAAMAAARWVGRGDKNGADGAAVNAMRQLINTVSMKGVVVIGEGEKDNAPMLFNGEEVGDGTGPECDVAVDPIDGTRLCALGMNNAISVIAVSERGSMYDPSAVFYMEKLVTGPQAAEHVDINAPVADNIRAVARAKGAKPSDVTVVVLDRPRHERIVKEIRETGARIRFITDGDVAGAIMAARNGTGVDLMLGIGGTPEGIVAACALKCMGGVIQGKLWPRDEEERLKALDAGLDLDQVLTTDDLVRSDDVFFAATGITDGELMHGVRFQGGAAVTHSLVMRGRSGTIRKIESEHQLWKLGAYSAINFDTAV, from the coding sequence ATGGCTGATCACGTACCGGCCGCTCTCGCGACGGGGGAACGCGCGCCCGACCGCAACCTGGCCCTGGAACTGGTCAGGGTGACCGAGGCCGCTGCCATGGCCGCCGCGCGCTGGGTGGGACGCGGCGACAAGAACGGAGCGGACGGCGCCGCGGTGAACGCCATGCGCCAGCTGATCAACACGGTCTCGATGAAGGGCGTCGTCGTGATCGGGGAGGGCGAGAAGGACAACGCCCCGATGCTGTTCAACGGCGAGGAGGTCGGCGACGGGACCGGCCCCGAGTGCGACGTCGCCGTGGACCCGATCGACGGCACCCGGCTGTGCGCGCTCGGCATGAACAACGCGATCTCCGTGATCGCGGTCAGCGAGCGCGGCTCGATGTACGACCCGTCGGCGGTCTTCTACATGGAGAAGCTCGTCACGGGCCCGCAGGCGGCCGAGCACGTGGACATCAACGCCCCGGTGGCCGACAACATCCGGGCCGTGGCCCGGGCCAAGGGCGCCAAGCCGTCCGACGTCACCGTGGTGGTCCTCGACCGGCCCCGGCACGAGCGGATCGTCAAGGAGATCAGGGAGACCGGTGCCCGGATCCGCTTCATCACCGACGGCGACGTCGCCGGCGCGATCATGGCGGCACGCAACGGCACCGGCGTCGACCTGATGCTCGGCATCGGCGGCACGCCCGAGGGCATCGTCGCGGCCTGCGCGCTCAAGTGCATGGGCGGCGTCATCCAGGGCAAGCTGTGGCCCCGCGACGAGGAGGAGCGCCTCAAGGCCCTCGACGCCGGGCTCGACCTCGATCAGGTGCTCACCACCGACGACCTCGTACGCTCCGACGACGTGTTCTTCGCCGCGACCGGCATCACGGACGGCGAGCTGATGCACGGCGTGCGGTTCCAGGGCGGCGCGGCGGTGACGCACTCCCTCGTCATGCGGGGACGGTCGGGCACGATCCGCAAGATCGAAAGCGAGCACCAGCTCTGGAAGCTCGGCGCCTACAGCGCCATCAACTTCGACACCGCCGTATAG
- a CDS encoding DUF1707 SHOCT-like domain-containing protein, whose translation MSSSESSAVKWISAFLAQRTPDTPDPSLLRASDADRERIVEVLTDAVTDGRLTPLEHEERIERVWAARTLGELAELTVDLLPPESQPFRMDSRPVTAFFRTETRGGRWVVPSQVPVTSLGGTVTMDLCEALLQSRHVVVQLAVMAGTVNLTVPEGVRIVTAPDARVRSFRNEVRLPPGATDFAPDAPVIELAGFVFGGRVVARSPKRPRRRLFGS comes from the coding sequence GTGAGCAGCAGCGAGTCCTCAGCCGTGAAGTGGATCTCCGCGTTCCTCGCGCAGCGCACTCCGGACACGCCCGACCCCTCCCTGCTGCGGGCCTCGGACGCCGACCGGGAGCGGATCGTAGAGGTGCTCACGGACGCCGTCACCGACGGGCGGCTCACGCCGCTGGAGCACGAGGAACGCATCGAGCGTGTCTGGGCCGCCAGGACCCTCGGCGAGCTGGCCGAGCTGACCGTCGACCTGCTGCCGCCCGAGAGCCAGCCGTTCCGGATGGACAGCCGCCCGGTCACCGCCTTCTTCCGTACGGAGACCCGCGGCGGCCGGTGGGTCGTGCCCTCCCAGGTGCCGGTGACGTCCCTCGGCGGCACGGTCACGATGGACCTGTGCGAGGCGCTGCTCCAGTCGCGGCACGTGGTGGTGCAGCTCGCCGTCATGGCCGGCACCGTCAACCTGACGGTGCCCGAGGGCGTGCGGATCGTGACCGCCCCGGACGCCCGCGTCCGGTCGTTCAGGAACGAGGTGCGGCTCCCGCCGGGCGCGACCGACTTCGCGCCGGACGCGCCCGTGATCGAGCTCGCGGGGTTCGTCTTCGGCGGCAGGGTCGTCGCCCGCTCGCCGAAGCGCCCCCGCCGCCGCCTGTTCGGCAGTTGA
- a CDS encoding ATP-binding protein, translating to MVAGAVTRQVGNLPADLTSFVGRRHELAEIRRLLSVSRLVTLTGVGGVGKTRLALRAAAEQRRAFDSVWLVDLSTVTDPALVAETVAATMGVRDETADCPLDALERVLSSQRTLLVLDNCEHLRDACAVLADRLLRAAPELRILATSRQSLGITGEHRMKVSPLPVPEPDRPLNRRSLELYDGISLLTERAAAVLPGFAVTEDNQAAVAELCRQLDGIPLAIELAAVRLRALSVNALVERLRDRYRLLTGGSSAAVPRQQTLHALVDWSFQLLPAAERTLWTRLSIFPSHFDLDAVEAVCAGDGIERDDVLDLLDALLDKSLLLREEHEGTVRYRMLDTLREFGRMRLGGPAERRALQRRHRDHYFLLARQAAAEWFGPDQSSWLRRLNLEHANLRTAMDFCLQEPGEAETGLRMALCLNDPCWLANAFYNEGRHWLDRMLWAAPEPTVLRALALCADTELVLIQGDIDRGRRLLAESRALAEGLGDPEVLAHTSLMAGMTEHYSGDYAKANRLLERAVAEEEAVGTLSGLLTALITFAADVGYLGDHARATELFERALALTEAHGERTGRAWVYTIFAIDLWQAGENARALAMAREALLLTRNLGDRLNIAMSMEVIAWVQAGEGRHALAARLLAAAEEIGRSVGMTPCRDKRFTEFHGRCLDDLRTRLGDRALSRETRRGQRLTMHEAIEEAIGDRAEREPARVDETVAEAEPTPPEHPAAAAPAAEPSPLTRREQEIAELIAQGQSNKEIACSLVISQRTVEGHVEHILDKLGFASRAQIAAWMAARRAGGRS from the coding sequence GTGGTCGCGGGGGCGGTGACACGGCAGGTCGGCAACCTTCCAGCCGACCTGACGAGTTTCGTCGGCCGAAGGCATGAGCTGGCCGAGATCAGGCGGCTGCTTTCGGTGTCGCGCCTGGTGACCCTCACGGGCGTGGGCGGCGTGGGCAAGACCCGGCTGGCCCTGCGGGCCGCCGCCGAGCAGCGCCGCGCGTTCGACAGCGTCTGGCTGGTGGACCTCAGCACCGTCACCGATCCCGCGCTCGTGGCGGAGACCGTGGCGGCGACCATGGGCGTGCGGGACGAGACCGCGGACTGCCCGCTGGACGCGCTGGAGCGGGTGCTCTCCTCGCAGCGGACCCTGCTCGTGCTGGACAACTGCGAACACCTGCGTGACGCCTGCGCCGTGCTCGCCGACCGGCTCCTGCGGGCGGCCCCCGAGTTGCGCATCCTCGCGACGAGCAGGCAGTCGCTCGGCATCACAGGCGAGCATCGGATGAAGGTCTCGCCGCTGCCCGTCCCCGAGCCGGACCGGCCGCTCAACCGCAGATCACTGGAGTTGTACGACGGGATCAGCCTGCTGACGGAACGGGCGGCGGCCGTCCTGCCCGGATTCGCCGTCACCGAGGACAACCAGGCGGCCGTCGCCGAGCTGTGCCGCCAGCTCGACGGCATCCCCCTGGCCATCGAGCTCGCCGCGGTGCGGCTGCGGGCCCTGTCGGTGAACGCGCTCGTCGAGCGCCTGCGCGACCGCTATCGCCTGCTCACCGGAGGCAGCAGTGCGGCCGTGCCACGTCAGCAGACCCTGCACGCGCTGGTCGACTGGAGCTTCCAGCTGCTGCCCGCGGCGGAGCGGACGCTGTGGACCCGGCTGTCGATCTTCCCCTCTCACTTCGACCTGGACGCCGTCGAGGCGGTGTGCGCCGGCGACGGCATCGAACGGGACGACGTCCTCGACCTGCTCGACGCGCTGCTGGACAAGTCGCTGCTCCTGCGTGAGGAGCACGAAGGCACGGTCCGCTATCGCATGCTCGACACCCTGCGCGAGTTCGGCCGCATGCGGCTCGGCGGGCCCGCGGAGCGCCGGGCGCTCCAGCGGCGGCACCGGGACCACTATTTCCTGCTGGCGCGGCAGGCGGCCGCCGAGTGGTTCGGCCCCGACCAGTCCTCCTGGCTCAGGCGGCTGAACCTGGAGCACGCGAACCTGCGCACGGCGATGGACTTCTGCCTGCAGGAGCCCGGCGAGGCGGAGACCGGGCTGCGGATGGCCCTCTGCCTGAACGACCCCTGCTGGCTGGCCAACGCCTTTTACAACGAGGGCCGTCACTGGCTGGACCGCATGCTGTGGGCGGCGCCCGAGCCCACCGTCCTGCGGGCGCTGGCGCTGTGCGCCGACACGGAACTGGTGCTCATCCAGGGGGACATCGACAGGGGCCGGCGGCTGCTGGCCGAGAGCCGGGCGCTCGCCGAGGGCCTGGGCGACCCGGAAGTGCTCGCCCACACGTCCCTGATGGCCGGAATGACGGAGCACTACTCAGGCGACTACGCGAAGGCGAACCGGCTGCTCGAACGGGCGGTCGCGGAGGAGGAGGCCGTCGGAACCCTGAGCGGCCTGCTGACCGCCCTCATCACGTTCGCGGCCGATGTCGGCTACCTCGGCGACCATGCCCGTGCCACGGAGCTGTTCGAGCGCGCTCTCGCGCTGACCGAGGCCCACGGCGAGCGCACCGGCCGGGCCTGGGTGTACACGATCTTCGCCATCGACCTGTGGCAGGCAGGGGAGAACGCCCGAGCGCTGGCGATGGCACGCGAAGCCCTCCTTCTCACCCGCAACCTGGGCGACCGGCTGAACATCGCGATGAGCATGGAGGTCATCGCCTGGGTGCAGGCCGGCGAGGGCCGGCACGCTCTCGCGGCCCGGCTGCTCGCGGCCGCGGAGGAGATCGGCCGTTCCGTGGGCATGACGCCGTGCCGCGACAAGCGGTTCACCGAGTTCCACGGGCGGTGCCTGGACGATCTCCGTACGCGTCTGGGCGACCGGGCCCTGAGCCGCGAGACCCGCAGGGGGCAGCGGCTGACGATGCACGAGGCGATCGAGGAGGCGATCGGCGACCGGGCCGAGCGTGAGCCCGCGCGCGTGGACGAGACGGTCGCGGAGGCCGAGCCCACCCCGCCCGAACACCCCGCGGCCGCGGCGCCGGCGGCCGAGCCGTCCCCGCTCACCCGGCGTGAGCAGGAGATCGCCGAGCTGATCGCCCAGGGGCAGAGCAACAAGGAGATCGCCTGCTCCCTCGTCATCTCGCAGCGCACCGTGGAGGGCCACGTCGAGCACATCCTCGACAAACTCGGCTTCGCCTCCCGGGCCCAGATCGCCGCCTGGATGGCCGCACGCAGGGCGGGCGGCAGGTCCTGA
- a CDS encoding MFS transporter: protein MPVEDTASARGTAPAPRDRQARLATFAVFFVQGLTFATLLTQVAALQKKHGLTDGELTILLLVVPVIAGAGSALAGAAASRWGSRLILRVVQPVACAAVVLAGLAPNVPMLVAANILFGLGLGGVDAGMNMQGVAVEREYGRAVLTGFHALWSVAAVIGSVWASAAATLDLGLPVTFAIALVPAAAVSVLASLWLYRPEEEHRAAPAPAKTTDQTANAAKPAGVAWRPIIPLCLAMAFLYVGDSSVSNFGTVFMDKVVHASATVIPLALGAYQLTTFLVRVGGDFAVRRWGPAAIVRAGGTVATLGFVAIVAAPTVPLAIAGFALTGIGLSVVAPQSFSAAGRLDPAGTGVAIARVNMFNYVGFIVGAALVGGLADASGYRVAFGAPLVLAAAIILLARGFQPRKAEPAATTTVVTP from the coding sequence ATGCCAGTAGAGGACACGGCGTCGGCGCGGGGCACGGCCCCCGCTCCCCGCGACCGGCAGGCGCGGCTCGCCACCTTCGCGGTGTTCTTCGTCCAGGGCCTCACCTTCGCCACGCTGCTCACCCAGGTGGCGGCGCTGCAGAAGAAGCACGGCCTGACCGACGGCGAGCTGACCATCCTGCTCCTCGTCGTCCCGGTCATCGCGGGGGCCGGGAGCGCGCTCGCCGGCGCCGCCGCGTCGCGATGGGGCAGCCGCCTGATCCTGCGCGTGGTGCAGCCGGTCGCCTGCGCCGCCGTCGTGCTCGCGGGCCTCGCCCCCAACGTCCCCATGCTGGTGGCGGCCAACATCCTGTTCGGCCTCGGCCTCGGCGGGGTGGACGCGGGCATGAACATGCAGGGTGTCGCGGTCGAACGTGAGTATGGCCGGGCGGTGCTCACCGGATTCCACGCGCTGTGGAGCGTGGCGGCGGTCATCGGCTCGGTGTGGGCCTCCGCGGCGGCCACCCTCGATCTCGGCCTGCCCGTCACGTTCGCCATCGCCCTCGTGCCGGCCGCCGCCGTCTCCGTCCTCGCGTCGCTCTGGCTCTACCGGCCGGAGGAGGAGCACCGCGCGGCCCCGGCCCCCGCCAAGACCACAGACCAGACCGCGAACGCGGCCAAGCCGGCCGGCGTCGCGTGGCGGCCGATCATCCCCCTGTGCCTCGCGATGGCGTTCCTCTACGTCGGCGACTCGTCGGTCTCCAACTTCGGCACCGTCTTCATGGACAAGGTCGTGCACGCCTCGGCGACCGTGATCCCGCTGGCCCTGGGTGCCTACCAGCTCACCACGTTCCTGGTGCGGGTCGGCGGCGACTTCGCGGTGCGCCGTTGGGGCCCGGCCGCCATCGTGCGCGCCGGAGGCACCGTCGCGACGCTGGGCTTCGTCGCGATCGTGGCCGCGCCGACCGTGCCGCTGGCGATCGCGGGCTTCGCCCTCACCGGGATCGGCCTGTCCGTCGTCGCCCCGCAGTCGTTCTCCGCGGCCGGCCGCCTCGACCCCGCGGGCACGGGCGTGGCGATCGCCCGCGTCAACATGTTCAACTACGTCGGGTTCATCGTCGGAGCCGCGCTCGTCGGCGGCCTCGCCGACGCCTCCGGCTATCGGGTCGCCTTCGGCGCGCCGCTCGTCCTCGCCGCCGCGATCATCCTGCTCGCACGCGGCTTCCAGCCGCGCAAGGCCGAACCGGCCGCCACGACCACCGTCGTCACTCCCTGA
- a CDS encoding PLP-dependent aminotransferase family protein, whose protein sequence is MADLHLVVDRAAGGLAGQIARELREAVRSGRLVPGARLPATRDLARDLGLSRGVVVEAYEQLVAEGLLESRTGAGTRVAARVGAGVAAGLAAGAGRQAAPERQGDRREAGRPHYDHRPTSPDLGLFPRQAWLAAVRHVLATLPNDGLDYGDPGGVPALRRELAAYLGRVRAADASPDDLVIMTGVAQGISLVVEALVRDRGRRVVLAVEDPTSTRMLPLLRRAGAEIVPVPVDHEGIVVAALPDDADAVMVTPAHQYPTGVVLSPARRAALVEWAADTGALVLEDDYDAEFRFDRDPVGCLQGLAPDRVVLAGSVSKALAPGLRLGWIAAPPHVARAVRLARGESDLGSPVVDQYVFAHLIEGGTYDRHLRRVRREYRRRRDALVGALAEHLPGMTVRGISAGLHLYAEVNAEGGGDPGGLAEAARAAGLTTEVVTSAHGSPGLVIGFARLPAHRVAEAVRVLAKNAGGGVRE, encoded by the coding sequence ATGGCCGATCTTCATCTCGTGGTCGACAGGGCCGCGGGCGGGCTCGCCGGGCAGATCGCCCGCGAGCTGCGCGAGGCGGTCCGGTCCGGGCGGCTCGTCCCCGGCGCCCGTCTTCCCGCGACCCGCGACCTCGCCCGCGATCTCGGCCTGTCGCGCGGCGTCGTGGTCGAGGCGTACGAGCAGCTCGTGGCCGAGGGGCTGCTCGAATCGAGAACGGGCGCGGGCACGAGGGTCGCGGCCAGGGTCGGGGCAGGCGTGGCGGCAGGGCTGGCGGCGGGGGCCGGGCGGCAGGCCGCCCCCGAGCGGCAGGGAGACCGGCGGGAGGCCGGTCGGCCCCACTATGACCATCGGCCCACGTCGCCGGACCTCGGCCTGTTTCCCCGGCAGGCATGGCTGGCCGCCGTCCGGCACGTGCTGGCCACGCTGCCCAACGACGGGCTCGACTACGGCGACCCCGGCGGCGTGCCGGCCCTGCGCCGCGAGCTCGCCGCGTACCTCGGCCGGGTGCGCGCGGCCGACGCCTCACCGGACGATCTGGTGATCATGACAGGGGTGGCCCAGGGGATCAGCCTCGTCGTCGAGGCCCTGGTGCGCGACCGGGGCAGGCGCGTCGTGCTGGCCGTGGAAGACCCGACGAGCACGCGCATGCTTCCGCTGCTCCGGCGGGCCGGGGCGGAGATCGTCCCCGTGCCCGTCGACCATGAGGGGATCGTCGTCGCGGCCCTGCCGGACGACGCCGACGCCGTGATGGTCACCCCCGCGCACCAGTACCCGACCGGCGTCGTGCTGTCCCCGGCCCGCCGCGCCGCGCTGGTCGAGTGGGCGGCCGACACGGGCGCCCTCGTGCTCGAAGACGACTACGACGCCGAGTTCCGCTTCGACCGCGACCCTGTCGGATGCCTGCAGGGCCTCGCGCCCGACCGGGTCGTGCTCGCCGGCAGCGTGAGCAAGGCCCTCGCCCCGGGGCTGCGGCTCGGCTGGATCGCGGCGCCCCCGCACGTCGCCCGTGCCGTACGGCTCGCGCGCGGCGAGTCCGACCTCGGCTCGCCGGTCGTCGACCAGTACGTGTTCGCCCACCTGATCGAGGGCGGGACGTACGACCGGCACCTGCGCCGGGTGCGCAGGGAATATCGGCGGCGCAGGGACGCCCTCGTCGGAGCGCTGGCCGAGCACCTGCCCGGGATGACCGTGCGCGGCATCTCGGCCGGGCTGCACCTCTATGCCGAGGTCAATGCCGAGGGCGGGGGTGATCCGGGCGGCCTCGCCGAGGCCGCCCGGGCCGCGGGCCTGACCACGGAGGTCGTCACCTCGGCGCACGGATCGCCGGGGCTGGTGATCGGCTTCGCCCGCCTGCCCGCCCACCGTGTCGCCGAGGCCGTACGCGTCCTGGCGAAGAACGCCGGAGGGGGCGTCAGGGAGTGA